A stretch of Natronococcus sp. CG52 DNA encodes these proteins:
- the trmB gene encoding HTH-type sugar sensing transcriptional regulator TrmB, translating to MAPDELRSTVEHVGDRFNLGEYEIDAYLTVLEQGQLTASEIADRTDIPQPRVYDTVRSLSDRGLVELRESRPMKVVAIDPADAFDEVQHSLEEMIDELEARYTAPARETEAVSLVKSRSTILRYLEEIINDAEYELSLSLTPDLLTRFEDELAAALDSGVSIDLIVTPAGEAPEPDDFDYTSVATTTRARRGITTPVVAVADGNYSVYATQDALRDDKDRYGVIFNRSALGFLVSGFFGTVLWTTAERTLGEDSDPRNYPRKYASIRRCVKDIIEEGGEFYATIVGRDVAVGGQRVVRGRIIDVSFEVSEEVAAITLETEEETEVTVGGRVAALEDVEAHEIHIGRHRSPVLEDR from the coding sequence ATGGCACCAGACGAACTTCGCTCGACGGTCGAGCACGTCGGGGACCGGTTCAACCTCGGCGAGTACGAGATCGACGCCTATCTGACCGTCCTCGAGCAGGGACAACTGACCGCGAGCGAGATCGCGGACCGGACCGATATTCCGCAGCCGCGAGTCTACGACACCGTCCGCAGTCTCAGCGATCGCGGTCTGGTCGAACTCCGCGAATCCCGGCCGATGAAGGTGGTCGCGATCGATCCCGCCGACGCCTTCGACGAGGTCCAGCACTCGCTCGAGGAGATGATCGACGAACTCGAGGCTCGGTACACGGCGCCGGCCCGGGAGACGGAGGCCGTCTCGCTCGTCAAGTCCCGATCGACGATTCTGCGCTACCTCGAGGAGATTATCAACGACGCCGAGTACGAACTCTCCCTCTCGCTGACGCCGGACCTGCTCACCCGATTCGAGGACGAACTCGCGGCCGCACTCGACAGCGGCGTGAGCATCGACCTGATCGTTACGCCGGCGGGCGAGGCGCCGGAACCCGACGACTTCGATTACACGTCGGTCGCGACGACGACGCGTGCGCGACGCGGAATCACGACCCCGGTAGTCGCCGTCGCCGACGGGAACTACTCCGTCTACGCGACCCAGGACGCGCTCCGGGACGACAAAGATCGGTACGGCGTCATTTTCAACCGATCGGCGCTCGGCTTTCTGGTCTCCGGGTTCTTCGGGACCGTCCTCTGGACGACCGCCGAGCGAACGCTCGGCGAAGACAGCGATCCCCGAAACTATCCCCGAAAGTACGCGTCGATCCGCCGCTGCGTGAAGGATATCATCGAAGAGGGCGGCGAGTTCTACGCGACGATCGTCGGACGAGACGTCGCCGTCGGTGGACAACGGGTCGTTCGCGGGCGCATCATCGACGTCTCCTTCGAGGTGAGCGAGGAGGTTGCCGCGATCACCCTCGAGACGGAAGAGGAAACGGAGGTTACCGTCGGCGGTCGGGTTGCCGCACTCGAGGACGTCGAGGCCCACGAGATTCACATCGGTCGTCACAGGTCGCCGGTCCTCGAAGATCGATGA
- a CDS encoding phosphatase PAP2 family protein, translating to MTLLDVVLELTIVVTAMLVTATLVLVGPQRIAAALRGYRWRLEACLLSIAALGVVLALRLSTRDVVRRLEWRVVGHNITNDLFALEQQLFGETPVAILQSAQTEVLTSFFVFVYIYGYAFLLLFPIIAYFALDEMDELSTLILAFAANYGIGLLCYVLFIAYGPRNFDPMQFEGLLYNAFPQARSLTNQVNQNTNVFPSLHTSLSMTVFFAAWLTRDRYPLWVPLSGFLAISVAISTMYLGIHWFSDVVAGTLLALVSVHIGASYTVEGFVATGRQYLGRRFDGLGKPGSE from the coding sequence ATGACGCTGCTCGACGTCGTCCTCGAGCTCACGATCGTCGTGACGGCGATGCTCGTCACGGCGACGCTCGTGCTCGTCGGACCGCAGCGGATCGCGGCTGCACTCCGCGGCTATCGGTGGCGGCTCGAGGCGTGTCTGCTCTCGATCGCCGCGCTCGGAGTCGTGTTAGCTCTCCGGCTGTCGACGCGAGACGTGGTCCGGCGGCTCGAGTGGCGCGTGGTCGGACACAACATCACGAACGACCTCTTCGCGCTGGAACAACAGCTCTTCGGCGAGACACCCGTCGCGATCCTCCAGTCCGCCCAGACCGAGGTGCTCACCTCGTTTTTCGTCTTCGTCTACATCTACGGCTACGCGTTCTTGCTCCTGTTCCCGATCATCGCCTACTTCGCGCTCGACGAGATGGACGAACTCTCCACGCTGATCCTCGCCTTTGCGGCCAACTACGGGATCGGACTGCTCTGTTACGTCCTCTTTATCGCCTACGGGCCGCGAAACTTCGATCCGATGCAGTTCGAGGGGCTGCTCTATAACGCCTTCCCCCAGGCGCGAAGCCTCACCAACCAGGTCAACCAGAACACGAACGTGTTCCCGTCGCTGCACACGTCGCTGTCGATGACGGTGTTCTTCGCCGCCTGGCTGACCCGCGATCGGTATCCGCTGTGGGTTCCGCTCTCCGGTTTTCTCGCGATCAGCGTCGCGATCTCGACGATGTACCTCGGCATCCACTGGTTCTCGGACGTCGTCGCGGGAACCCTGCTCGCGCTGGTTAGCGTCCACATCGGCGCCAGCTACACCGTCGAAGGGTTCGTCGCGACGGGGCGACAGTACCTCGGCCGGCGATTCGACGGGCTCGGAAAACCGGGTAGCGAGTGA
- a CDS encoding ABC transporter substrate-binding protein, which produces MDDVGASTTRRRVLAGATTGIAGALAGCAENLWSRAENPGPEQVSLTIKAVPADDDVVGAKIASKLRENFQKAGIDATFEPTAKAELYREVLLDGEYDVFIDRCAEFDEYDCLRGLLHSQYVSERGWQNPFHFSDVTVDELLESQLTTEGEEREQSLSELFDHLTETVPYTAVAFPHRIGAARNELSVPAPPQEPLDYVEIMSREPDGGSRDGPLEVGVFGEQLTDRLNPIVVDRNRIFGLLELVYSPLVYRIDDEDILWLADDIEWESGSRLGATVTLHDNVTWHDGSSLDADDVAFTYQFLEDTSLGEAESGIPAPQYRGQQSLVENVAAIDDRTVEFTFGTVNRSIANRALRIPLLPEHIWEPRSAIVGERQTEALVDDNEEPIGSGLFAVGDITDDAEIELEPFDDHVFRDESTDRPSILDDFPQFEGIRFQIAPNAGTLVDLLAEGEVDLTGSPLPADEINAVLENPDLSALTEPTDEFYMVGYNGHHQELGNPNVRRILSRLIDREHAVDELFSGFAEPARTQGSLFGIRDTELADDEDTMITNFPGSDGEVDSSRARTLFEEEGYGYEDGVLLE; this is translated from the coding sequence ATGGACGACGTCGGTGCGTCGACGACGCGTCGGAGGGTACTCGCCGGGGCGACTACCGGGATCGCCGGTGCGCTCGCCGGGTGTGCGGAGAACCTCTGGTCACGGGCCGAAAACCCCGGCCCGGAGCAGGTTTCTCTCACCATCAAGGCAGTGCCCGCCGACGACGACGTCGTCGGCGCGAAGATCGCGAGTAAACTGCGAGAGAACTTTCAGAAGGCCGGAATCGACGCGACGTTCGAGCCGACGGCCAAGGCGGAACTCTACCGGGAGGTCCTCCTCGACGGCGAGTACGACGTCTTCATCGACAGGTGTGCCGAATTCGACGAGTACGACTGCCTTCGCGGGCTGCTCCACTCGCAGTACGTCAGTGAACGCGGCTGGCAGAACCCGTTTCACTTCTCCGACGTAACCGTCGACGAACTGCTCGAGTCACAGCTTACGACCGAGGGAGAAGAGCGCGAGCAGTCGCTCTCCGAACTATTCGATCACCTGACGGAGACGGTTCCGTACACCGCCGTCGCGTTCCCCCACCGAATCGGCGCCGCACGGAACGAACTCTCCGTCCCCGCACCGCCGCAAGAGCCGCTCGACTACGTCGAGATCATGTCCCGGGAACCCGACGGAGGCTCCCGGGACGGACCGCTCGAGGTCGGCGTCTTCGGCGAGCAACTCACCGACCGGCTGAATCCGATCGTCGTCGATCGCAACAGGATCTTCGGGCTGTTGGAACTGGTGTACTCGCCGCTGGTCTACCGAATCGACGACGAAGATATCCTGTGGCTCGCCGACGACATCGAGTGGGAGTCGGGTAGTCGACTCGGTGCGACGGTCACGTTGCACGATAACGTGACCTGGCACGACGGATCGTCACTCGACGCCGACGACGTCGCCTTCACGTACCAGTTCCTCGAGGATACGTCGCTGGGCGAGGCCGAAAGCGGTATCCCCGCACCACAGTACCGGGGCCAGCAGAGTCTCGTCGAGAACGTTGCCGCGATCGACGATCGAACGGTCGAGTTCACCTTCGGAACCGTCAACCGGTCTATCGCGAACCGGGCGCTCCGAATCCCGCTGTTGCCAGAACACATCTGGGAGCCTCGCTCGGCCATCGTCGGAGAGCGCCAGACAGAGGCGCTCGTCGACGACAACGAGGAACCGATCGGCTCGGGCCTGTTCGCAGTCGGTGACATCACCGACGATGCCGAGATCGAACTCGAGCCCTTCGACGATCACGTCTTCCGTGACGAGTCGACCGATCGGCCTTCGATCCTCGATGATTTCCCACAGTTCGAGGGGATCCGGTTCCAGATCGCGCCGAACGCCGGCACGCTCGTCGACCTCCTCGCCGAGGGAGAGGTCGATCTCACGGGCAGTCCGCTCCCGGCGGACGAAATCAACGCGGTCCTCGAGAACCCGGATCTCTCCGCGCTCACCGAACCGACCGACGAGTTCTACATGGTCGGCTACAACGGCCACCACCAGGAACTCGGCAATCCCAACGTTCGCCGAATCCTCTCCCGGCTGATCGATCGCGAACACGCCGTCGACGAACTGTTTTCCGGCTTTGCGGAGCCGGCGCGAACGCAGGGCTCGCTGTTCGGGATCAGAGACACCGAACTGGCGGACGACGAGGACACGATGATCACGAACTTCCCCGGTTCGGACGGCGAAGTCGACTCGAGTCGGGCCCGAACTCTCTTCGAGGAGGAAGGATACGGCTACGAGGACGGCGTCTTGCTCGAGTAG
- a CDS encoding HalOD1 output domain-containing protein, with protein MTSPHDTSAPGGEEKPTQSIIEGVARHEGVDVTEVEPPAYEPLYTVVNPEALDTLFRTATGSDTANARVSLEYAGYDITVYGDGRVDVADPSTGEVVPDHVEE; from the coding sequence ATGACCTCTCCACACGATACGTCGGCGCCCGGAGGAGAGGAGAAACCGACGCAGTCGATCATCGAGGGAGTCGCTCGTCACGAGGGCGTCGACGTAACGGAGGTCGAACCACCCGCGTACGAACCGCTTTACACCGTTGTAAATCCCGAAGCGCTCGACACCCTGTTTCGAACCGCAACCGGTTCCGACACGGCCAACGCGCGCGTTTCGCTCGAGTACGCGGGGTACGATATCACCGTCTACGGCGACGGACGCGTCGACGTCGCGGATCCGTCGACCGGGGAGGTCGTTCCCGACCACGTCGAGGAGTAA
- a CDS encoding carbohydrate ABC transporter permease, translating to MKSNDNDTTPHGGTDAEATGEDASSEGYSGDSNRRLPDGGRPHTKVADGGATLGGTEEAELERGPFSRWVESSIQNPQRVYKAMFYVAAIFFLFTTLFPFYWLLMVALTPEGQLQDIVFTPNGFNPGAFIEVFEVLPFHWYMFNSFVIATASTILVLVVASLAGYAFGRLEFPGKTPLMLLVLVVSFFPPAAFFIPLNDLFNTPVAMLEPIMSDGTLYNTPGAMVIPISAIFMPLSIFILTTFYAQIPDGLEDAARVEGTTRLGALFRVIIPLSAPGVATAGVLTFIAVYNEFFFSFLMTDGQPENWAPLLEGILGYQGQYEILFHLMAASSIIGVLPVAILVIVAQEKIVSGLTAGALKE from the coding sequence ATGAAATCCAACGATAACGACACGACTCCGCACGGAGGCACCGACGCCGAAGCTACCGGCGAAGACGCCAGCTCCGAGGGATACAGCGGGGATTCGAATCGCCGTCTTCCGGACGGCGGTCGACCGCACACCAAGGTCGCCGACGGAGGCGCAACGCTCGGGGGTACCGAAGAGGCCGAACTCGAGCGCGGACCGTTCTCGCGATGGGTCGAGAGCTCCATTCAGAACCCCCAGCGCGTCTACAAAGCGATGTTCTACGTCGCGGCGATATTCTTCCTGTTCACGACGCTGTTCCCGTTCTACTGGCTGCTGATGGTCGCGTTGACCCCCGAAGGACAGCTGCAGGATATCGTGTTCACGCCGAACGGGTTCAACCCCGGCGCCTTCATCGAGGTGTTCGAGGTGCTGCCGTTCCACTGGTACATGTTCAACAGCTTCGTCATCGCGACGGCCTCCACGATCCTCGTGCTGGTCGTCGCCAGCCTCGCGGGCTACGCGTTCGGCCGGCTCGAGTTCCCCGGGAAGACGCCGCTGATGCTGCTCGTGCTGGTCGTGTCGTTCTTCCCGCCGGCGGCGTTTTTCATCCCGCTAAACGACCTGTTCAACACGCCGGTCGCGATGCTCGAACCCATCATGAGCGACGGGACCCTCTACAACACGCCGGGTGCGATGGTGATCCCGATCTCGGCGATCTTCATGCCGCTCTCGATCTTCATCCTCACGACGTTCTACGCGCAGATTCCCGACGGCCTCGAGGACGCCGCCCGGGTCGAGGGAACGACCCGCCTGGGCGCGCTGTTTCGGGTCATCATTCCGCTGTCGGCACCCGGCGTCGCGACTGCCGGCGTGTTGACGTTCATCGCGGTCTACAACGAGTTCTTCTTCTCGTTTCTGATGACCGACGGCCAACCGGAGAACTGGGCGCCACTGCTCGAAGGTATCCTCGGCTACCAGGGACAGTACGAGATCCTGTTCCACCTGATGGCTGCCTCGAGCATCATCGGTGTCCTTCCGGTCGCGATCCTCGTGATCGTGGCCCAGGAAAAGATCGTCAGCGGACTCACCGCAGGCGCGCTCAAGGAGTAA
- a CDS encoding extracellular solute-binding protein, with protein MDRDRTAQKTGVGVSRRSFVAAASVAGAGSIGLAGCLGRGAEEGSVVAYGDTDFQGLMAPDGELHQALWDAGLDEDITVEVRTGPDETEQRRSAAQSALQAGRSQPDLFMMDSGWTIPFILREQTVNLEDRLSSDTVSMIDNDYLDAAVETARHPDTGDLHALPLFPDFGTMQYRQDLAEEAGYDTGDWATEPLSWQEFSEITADVRDQSGVDFGFTTQGAAYEGLSCCSFNEVMSTFGGAYFGGIDNLFEAGDRPVTVDEEPVLEAIRMMRTFIRGDEDEYALDGYEQIAPTAIVQYTEEEARGPFANGNTVMHRNWPYSIAIAHEEGMGDDIGMMPMPYGVDEGESEYDGLGGTASALGGWHFTLNPDAENEEEAIQVMDAFATEEVMLTIFEIQGWIPPIVELLEEVDPEESGPVAHYAETIQIAGENAVPRPVTDVWPEQSAHIYQEVNRAYRGVKSPEEAMNDLQERLELSEADVREQDGN; from the coding sequence ATGGATCGAGATAGGACAGCACAGAAGACTGGTGTCGGTGTATCTCGGAGGTCGTTCGTCGCTGCGGCCTCGGTGGCTGGCGCTGGATCGATCGGTCTGGCAGGGTGTCTCGGTAGGGGGGCGGAAGAAGGATCGGTCGTCGCCTACGGCGACACCGACTTTCAGGGGCTTATGGCCCCTGACGGAGAGTTACACCAGGCACTTTGGGACGCCGGCCTCGACGAGGACATCACCGTCGAGGTTCGCACCGGACCGGACGAAACCGAGCAGCGTAGATCCGCCGCACAATCCGCGCTGCAAGCAGGGCGCTCCCAGCCGGACCTGTTCATGATGGACAGCGGGTGGACGATCCCGTTCATCCTGCGCGAACAGACGGTCAACCTCGAGGATCGACTCTCGAGTGACACCGTCAGTATGATCGACAACGACTACCTCGACGCGGCGGTCGAGACCGCACGTCACCCGGATACCGGAGATTTACACGCGCTACCGCTGTTTCCCGACTTCGGGACGATGCAGTACCGGCAGGACCTCGCCGAGGAAGCGGGGTACGATACCGGCGACTGGGCCACCGAACCGCTCTCCTGGCAGGAGTTTTCCGAAATCACGGCCGACGTCCGAGATCAGTCCGGCGTTGACTTCGGTTTCACCACGCAGGGGGCCGCGTACGAGGGACTCTCGTGCTGTAGTTTCAACGAGGTGATGAGTACCTTCGGCGGCGCGTACTTCGGCGGAATTGACAACCTGTTCGAGGCCGGAGACCGCCCGGTCACGGTCGACGAGGAACCCGTCCTCGAGGCCATCCGAATGATGCGCACGTTCATCCGTGGCGACGAGGACGAGTACGCCCTCGACGGCTACGAGCAGATCGCCCCGACGGCGATCGTCCAGTACACCGAGGAGGAGGCTCGCGGCCCCTTCGCGAACGGGAACACCGTGATGCACCGAAACTGGCCGTACTCGATCGCGATCGCTCACGAGGAAGGGATGGGCGACGATATCGGGATGATGCCGATGCCGTACGGCGTCGACGAGGGAGAATCCGAGTACGACGGACTCGGGGGCACCGCATCCGCCCTCGGCGGCTGGCACTTCACCCTGAACCCGGATGCCGAGAACGAAGAGGAAGCGATCCAGGTGATGGACGCGTTCGCGACCGAGGAGGTCATGCTCACGATCTTCGAAATCCAGGGCTGGATACCGCCGATCGTCGAACTGCTCGAAGAAGTCGATCCCGAGGAGAGCGGCCCGGTCGCACATTACGCCGAAACAATCCAGATCGCCGGCGAAAACGCCGTTCCTCGGCCGGTGACCGACGTCTGGCCGGAGCAGTCGGCGCACATCTACCAGGAAGTGAACAGAGCCTATCGGGGCGTGAAGTCCCCCGAAGAGGCGATGAACGACCTGCAGGAACGGCTCGAACTGAGCGAAGCAGACGTGAGGGAGCAAGATGGCAACTGA
- a CDS encoding carbohydrate ABC transporter permease has translation MATDTDTGIGGETPDQERTGNAVVNWMESLSEAAYAYLLLIPSFLLLGFIAFYPLLRTFVMSLREDRTRGGETLGGFVGLENYVDVLTGDVRLAQQFMDVTLSTSFPFVEFGVPFLQQALFVTLGFAIISVFFETVFGFGQALILDQEFRGRRWVRVAIILPWAVPIVIQGMIFFLMFQPEVGFGTDLMQWLGLFGPNPLADSQDAFIIVLVADIWKSTAFMALLILAGLQSVDRSLYDVARVSGASPWQRFKMITLPLIMPALLVAMLFRTMDAMRVYGLIESSVGCTTVPSLTCMVVEAMFGGTRIFGTAAAVAFLTALVIGLFIMVYIVLFRDREAGLY, from the coding sequence ATGGCAACTGATACCGACACCGGAATCGGCGGGGAAACGCCCGATCAGGAGCGGACGGGCAACGCCGTCGTCAACTGGATGGAGAGCCTCAGCGAGGCGGCCTACGCGTACCTCCTGTTGATCCCGTCGTTCCTGTTGCTCGGGTTCATCGCGTTCTACCCGCTCCTCAGGACGTTCGTCATGTCGCTTCGGGAAGACCGGACACGCGGCGGCGAGACGCTCGGCGGCTTTGTCGGACTCGAGAACTACGTCGACGTACTCACGGGCGACGTCAGGCTGGCCCAGCAGTTTATGGACGTGACGCTATCGACGTCGTTCCCGTTCGTCGAATTCGGCGTCCCGTTCCTGCAGCAGGCGCTGTTCGTCACGCTCGGGTTCGCCATCATCAGCGTCTTCTTCGAGACGGTCTTCGGCTTCGGCCAGGCGCTCATCCTCGATCAGGAGTTCCGCGGCCGGCGCTGGGTGCGAGTCGCGATCATCCTGCCCTGGGCCGTCCCGATCGTCATCCAGGGGATGATCTTCTTCCTAATGTTCCAGCCGGAGGTCGGCTTCGGGACGGACCTGATGCAGTGGCTCGGTCTCTTCGGTCCCAACCCGCTCGCTGACAGTCAGGACGCGTTCATCATCGTCCTCGTCGCCGACATCTGGAAGTCGACGGCGTTCATGGCGCTGTTGATCCTCGCCGGGCTCCAGAGCGTCGACCGGAGCCTGTACGACGTGGCTCGAGTGTCCGGCGCCTCGCCCTGGCAGCGGTTCAAGATGATCACGCTGCCGCTTATCATGCCGGCGCTGCTCGTTGCGATGCTGTTCCGTACGATGGACGCGATGCGCGTGTACGGACTGATCGAGTCGAGCGTCGGCTGTACGACCGTCCCGTCGCTGACGTGTATGGTCGTCGAGGCGATGTTCGGCGGCACCCGCATCTTCGGAACGGCCGCAGCCGTGGCGTTCCTGACGGCGCTGGTCATCGGCCTGTTCATCATGGTGTACATCGTCCTCTTCCGCGACAGGGAGGCTGGTCTCTACTGA
- a CDS encoding ABC transporter ATP-binding protein has translation MARVQLEHVTKRYEDVVAVDDMNLEIEDGEFVCLVGPSGCGKSTTMETIAGLTQPSEGHVYIGDDDVTNLAPKDRGVAMVFQNIALFPHMDVFDNISFGLRLRKYDDEEIERRVEQASDIVQLEGMLDRMPDEMSGGQRQRVAIARAIVRNPDVFLMDEPLANLDAKLRVHMRTELQRLHRELGTTIIYVTHDQAEAMTMSDRIAVLDGGELQQIDPPLVCYNEPANLFVAGFIGSPSMNFAQGEVVDGGLETKNFDIEFDHAAVPGAGTGDTLTLGVRPEDIHLARKADAITHPTSPIEVTTDVLEPMGDEIFVYLMLDEGAERTMEEDPMESPDQLLMSVSPDTDIREGETVDVVLDRSNIHLFDTADGNALVHGIVDLPGSEPGTTPTEAED, from the coding sequence ATGGCACGAGTACAACTCGAACACGTCACGAAGCGCTACGAAGACGTCGTCGCGGTCGACGACATGAACCTCGAGATCGAGGACGGGGAGTTCGTCTGTCTCGTCGGCCCCTCGGGGTGTGGGAAGTCGACGACGATGGAGACCATCGCGGGGCTGACCCAGCCCTCGGAGGGGCACGTTTACATCGGAGACGACGACGTCACGAACCTCGCTCCCAAGGACCGCGGCGTCGCGATGGTCTTCCAGAACATCGCGTTGTTCCCGCACATGGACGTCTTCGACAACATCTCGTTCGGTCTCCGACTGCGCAAGTACGACGACGAGGAGATCGAGCGACGCGTCGAACAGGCGTCCGACATCGTTCAGCTCGAGGGAATGTTAGACCGGATGCCCGACGAGATGTCCGGCGGTCAGCGCCAGCGCGTCGCGATCGCCCGCGCGATCGTCCGCAACCCGGACGTCTTCCTGATGGACGAGCCGCTGGCGAACCTGGACGCGAAGCTGCGCGTCCACATGCGGACCGAACTCCAGCGGCTCCACCGCGAACTGGGGACGACGATCATCTACGTCACCCACGACCAGGCCGAGGCGATGACCATGTCCGATCGGATCGCCGTCCTCGACGGCGGCGAACTCCAGCAGATCGATCCGCCACTCGTCTGCTACAACGAGCCCGCCAACCTGTTCGTCGCAGGCTTTATCGGGTCGCCGTCGATGAACTTCGCCCAGGGAGAGGTCGTCGACGGCGGACTCGAGACGAAGAACTTCGACATCGAGTTCGACCACGCAGCGGTTCCCGGTGCGGGCACCGGCGACACCCTCACGCTCGGGGTCCGGCCGGAGGACATTCATCTCGCGAGGAAGGCCGACGCGATTACGCATCCGACGAGTCCCATCGAGGTGACGACGGACGTCCTCGAGCCGATGGGCGACGAGATCTTCGTCTATCTCATGCTCGACGAGGGGGCAGAGCGGACGATGGAGGAAGATCCGATGGAGTCTCCGGATCAGCTCTTGATGAGCGTTAGCCCCGACACCGACATCCGTGAGGGAGAAACGGTCGACGTAGTGCTCGACCGGTCGAACATCCACCTCTTCGATACGGCGGACGGAAACGCGCTCGTTCACGGGATCGTGGATCTCCCGGGATCCGAACCCGGAACGACCCCGACCGAAGCCGAAGACTAG
- a CDS encoding Gfo/Idh/MocA family protein → MTTPRTDIKTGIVGLGNIGRYHAERLRDLDVSLVGGMDVAAEARTRFARRYDVDVYDDHQELYDTVDAVVITTPNKYHEEYAVDAFDRNLNVLLEKPLAHSLESAERIASAAAESDGYCMVGFNNRFANTVQIVKNRIDQGDLGDVSHVEANYVRRRGIPGRGSWFTRRKIAGGGALIDLGVHAIDLALYLLDYPSVSEVNGVTRGEFGSREEYAYLDMWGDDAGPAGFDVDDSASAFIRTTDDRTISLEVAWATNRPENNEFVVRGTESAALFDLLDGNLSVHSASNVGPDHLEDTSIETHQNDTHSAEQRAFFDAVATGKSSDASVEQALAVQRVIDAIYRSSDEGRTIEITE, encoded by the coding sequence ATGACAACACCACGAACTGACATCAAAACCGGTATTGTTGGGCTCGGGAACATCGGCCGGTATCACGCCGAGCGCCTTCGCGACCTCGACGTCTCGCTCGTCGGTGGGATGGACGTCGCCGCCGAAGCACGCACGCGCTTTGCCCGCCGGTACGACGTCGACGTCTACGACGACCACCAGGAACTGTACGACACGGTCGACGCCGTCGTCATCACCACCCCGAACAAGTACCACGAAGAGTACGCCGTCGACGCCTTCGACCGCAATCTGAACGTTCTCCTCGAGAAACCGCTGGCACACTCCCTCGAGAGCGCCGAGCGGATCGCCAGTGCTGCAGCCGAGAGTGACGGGTACTGTATGGTGGGGTTCAACAACCGGTTCGCGAATACGGTCCAGATCGTCAAAAACCGGATCGATCAGGGTGATCTCGGAGACGTTTCGCACGTCGAGGCGAACTACGTCCGCCGCCGCGGAATTCCGGGTCGCGGTTCGTGGTTCACGCGACGCAAGATCGCCGGCGGGGGCGCCCTCATCGATCTCGGCGTTCACGCCATCGACCTCGCGCTCTACTTGCTCGACTACCCCTCCGTGTCGGAGGTAAACGGCGTCACACGCGGCGAGTTCGGCTCCCGAGAGGAGTACGCGTATCTCGATATGTGGGGGGACGACGCGGGGCCGGCCGGCTTCGACGTCGACGATTCGGCGAGCGCGTTCATTCGGACGACCGACGACCGAACGATCTCGCTCGAGGTCGCCTGGGCGACGAACCGGCCGGAGAACAACGAGTTCGTCGTTCGCGGGACCGAGTCGGCCGCGCTGTTCGACCTCCTCGATGGAAACCTCTCCGTTCACTCCGCGAGCAACGTCGGCCCCGACCACCTCGAAGATACGTCGATCGAAACCCACCAGAACGACACCCACAGCGCGGAGCAGCGGGCGTTCTTCGACGCGGTCGCGACCGGCAAGAGCAGTGACGCCAGCGTCGAACAGGCGCTCGCCGTCCAGCGGGTGATCGACGCGATCTATCGCTCGAGCGACGAGGGTCGAACGATCGAAATTACCGAGTAA